A stretch of the Rosa rugosa chromosome 5, drRosRugo1.1, whole genome shotgun sequence genome encodes the following:
- the LOC133710135 gene encoding probable aldo-keto reductase 2 has translation MAGVRRIKLGSQGLEVSAQGLGCMGMSSFYGPPKPEADMIKLIHHAVDSGVTFLDTSDIYGPHTNEILLGKALSGGVRDKVELATKFGISFEDNKREIRGDPAYVRSACEGSLKRLGVNCVDLYYQHRIDTRLPIEVTVGELKKLVEEGKIKYIGLSEASACTIRRAHAVHPITAVQLEWSLWSRDAEEEIIPTCRELGIGIVAYSPLGRGFLSSGAKFVENLANDDFRKYLPRFQAENLEHNQTIFERVSDLAARKGCTPSQLALAWVHHQGNDVCPIPGTTKIENFNQNIGALSVKLTPEEMAELESFASVDAVKGDRYQNDFSTWKNSETPPLSSWKAT, from the exons ATGGCGGGCGTGAGGAGGATCAAGCTCGGGTCACAGGGCCTGGAGGTCTCAGCTCAAGGACTCGGCTGCATGGGCATGTCCTCCTTCTATGGGCCCCCGAAGCCCGAAGCCGACATGATCAAGCTCATACACCACGCCGTCGACTCCGGCGTCACCTTCCTCGACACCTCCGACATCTACGGTCCCCACACCAACGAAATTCTCCTCGGCAAA GCTTTGAGTGGAGGGGTGAGAGACAAGGTTGAATTGGCCACGAAATTCGGTATCAGCTTTGAGGACAACAAGAGAGAGATTCGGGGCGATCCGGCTTATGTCAGGTCTGCTTGTGAAGGAAGCTTGAAACGCCTCGGTGTTAATTGTGTGGATCTCTATTATCAGCATCGGATCGACACTCGTCTCCCCATTGAAGTCACG GTGGGGGAGCTTAAGAAACTCGTTGAAGAAGGTAAGATAAAGTACATTGGTCTGTCTGAGGCTTCTGCTTGCACAATAAGGAGAGCCCATGCTGTTCATCCAATAACAGCTGTACAACTGGAGTGGTCCTTGTGGTCAAGAGATGCAGAGGAAGAAATTATTCCTACTTGTCG TGAACTTGGCATCGGTATTGTTGCATACAGTCCTCTAGGAAGAGGATTCCTGTCATCTGGGGCTAAGTTCGTTGAAAATCTTGCCAATGATGATTTCCGAAAG TATCTACCCAGGTTCCAAGCTGAAAACCTAGAGCATAATCAAACAATATTCGAGCGGGTTAGTGATCTTGCAGCGAGAAAGGGGTGCACCCCATCTCAACTAGCACTGGCTTGGGTTCATCACCAAGGAAATGATGTGTGCCCCATACCCGGAACCACCAAGATTGAGAATTTTAACCAGAATATTGGAGCTTTGTCTGTGAAACTGACACCAGAGGAAATGGCTGAGCTTGAATCCTTTGCTTCTGTGGATGCTGTTAAGGGTGACCGGTATCAGAATGACTTTAGTACTTGGAAGAACTCCGAAACTCCACCACTGTCTTCATGGAAGGCCACCTAA